The DNA window CCACGCAGGATCACCTGGCTGCCGCTGTCGGATTGCGGTTTCAGCAGGATCGGGTTCATGTCGACGCTGGGCGGCACCCCACAGGCCCGCGCCTGCAGTGCCTGGGCGCGCCCGATCTCGCCGCCGTCGGGCGTGACGGCGGCGTTGTTCGACATGTTCTGGGCCTTGAACGGGCGCACGGTCAGCCCGCGCCGTGTCAGCGCCCGGCAGAGACCGGCGACGACCAGCGACTTTCCGACATCCGAGCCGGTGCCCTGGATCATCAGCGTCCGGGGTGGCCGGGGTGTGTCCCCGCCGCTCAAAACTCGATCGCCGCCTGGGCCTTCACGCCGTCGCGGAACGGGTGTTTGATCATGGTCATCTCGGTGACCATGTCGGCGGCCTCGATCAGCGGTTCCTTGGCGTTGCGCCCGGTGATGATGACATGGGTATCGGCCGGGCGGGCGGCGAGCGTTTCCAGCACCTCGTCCAGCGGCAGATAGTCATAGCGCAGCACGATGTTCAACTCGTCCAGCAGCACCATGCGGTATTCGGGATTGGCGATCATTTCCTTTGCCTGATCCCAAGCCGCGCGGGCGGCGGCGACATCGCGCTGGCGGTCCTGGGTTTCCCAGGTGAAGCCTTCGCCCATGGTGGCCACGGTCACCTGATCGGGAAAGGCCTCGATCACCTTTTTCTCGCCCGTCTGCCACTTGCCCTTGACGAACTGGACGACGCCGACCTTGAAGCCGTGACCGATGGCGCGGCAGACCATGCCGAAAGCGGCTGTCGACTTGCCCTTGCCCTTGCCGGTATGGACGATCAACAGCCCCTTTTCGATCGTCTTGGTCGCGATGATCTTGTCGCGGGCGATCTTCTTTTTGGCCATCTTTTCGGCGTGACGCCGGTTGATTTCCTCGTCGGTCATGCCTTCGGTCTTCATGGCTCCATTTCCTCCCGTGCTTGAATGTCGTTCGTGGCGGTGCGGCCGCGCCATCGCGCCGACAGTGCCGCCAGCTTGTCATGCCAGGTGTTCGATCGCGGCTGCCACAGACCGCGGCCGAGCGCCTCGGCCAGCCGGTCGGCGATATCGGCGCCCGCCGCCGGGTTGCTGCGCTCCAGAAAGTCCCGCACCTCGGGGTCGTCGAGATAGGCTTCGGCCAGCATCTCGAAATGCCGATCCTCGACCGCCCGGCTGGTCGCGGCAAAGCCAAACAGATTGTCGACCGTGGCGGCGAGTTCCTGCGCGCCCTTGTAGCCATGGCGCATCATGCCGGCGATCCATTTCGGATTGGCGGCGCGGGCGCGCACGGTGCGGGCGATCTCCTGCTCCAGCGACCGGATCACCGGCTTGCCGGGGCGGCCGTGATCGGGCGTATAGGCCTGAACCTCGCGCCCGGTCAGCCCGGCAATCGCCGACAGCGCGCCGCCCTGGAACTGATAATAGTCGTTGCCGTCCAGGATATCCTGCTCGTCGCTGTCGCGGTTCTGCACGACGGCGTCGGTTTCGGTCAGCCGCCGCGCGAAGCCCTGGGTATCGTGGGTGCCTTCCGCCCCGCTGCCATAGGCATAGCCGCTCCAGTCCAGAAAGGTCTGGGCCAGATCGGCGCGGTCGGTCCAGTCGCCCTGATCGACGCGATCCTGCAGCCCGGTGCCGTAAACGCCGGGCGCCGCGCCGAAGACACGGAAACCGGCGCGCTTGTCGGCCTCTGCCGCCTCGGCGCCATCGTCGGCCAACGCCGCCCGGTCGCGCCGGACGGCGGCCGCGATCGGATTGGTTTTATCCGGCTCGTCCAGCGCGGCCACGGCCCGCACCGCGCTGTCGAACAGGTCGATCTGATAGGGGAAGGCGTCGCGGAAAAAGCCGGAGATGCGCAGCGTCACGTCCACGCGCGGCCGGTCGAGCACGCTGGCGGGTATGATCTCGAACCCGGTCAGCCGCCGGGACGCCGTGTCCCAGACCGGCTGCACGCCGATCAACGCCATGGCCTGGGCAAGATCGTCGCCGCCGGTGCGCATCGACGCCGTGCCCCAGACCGTGATCACCATGCCCTTTGGCCAGCCGCCATGGTCCTGACGATAGCGGGTGACCAGCGCGTCGGCCGAGGCCCAACCCAGCGTCCAGGCGGTCGGGGTGGGAATGGTGCGGGTGTCGACGGAGAAGAAATTGCGCCCGGTCGGCAGCACATCGGCCCGGCCGCGCGTCGGCGCGCCCGACCGGCCCGGCGGCACGAAACCACCGTCGAGCGCGGCCAGCAGATGGCCAATCTCGTCCGCCGCGCCGCCATCCAGCGCCGGGATCAGAGTGGTGGAAACCGCGTCGAGTGCGGCCGCCGTGCGCGGCCAGTCGGCGGGCAGGGGGTGGGTGCCGTCGATCAGCCCCGCCGCCACGGTCTCCAGCCGTTCGATGGTATCGGCGGCCAGGCGCCACGGCGCGTCCGGTGCCGCGTCGGCCAGAATGGCCGGTTGCGGGCCGGTCCAGGGCGCCGAGGGCTCGGCGGTCAGCGGATCGAAGGGCGCGGTGTCGTCATCCTCGGTCGGCCAGGTCAGGGCCAGATCGGCGGCCAGTGCGCCGGTTAGCGACTCCCGGCCATCGCGGCCCGGCATGCGGGCGAGCGCCAGGATCAGCGAGGTCCGCGCCTCACCCGTCGGGGGCAGGCCTAGCGTATGCAGTCCGTCGCGGATCTGCAGTTCCTTCAGATCGCACAGATGGGCGTCGATCTTGCCCAGCATGGTGTCGTCATCGTCCGACGGCGTGATGCCGCATTCGTGATCCAGCCCGTTGGCCCGGACGACATCGAGGATATCGCGGCGCAGGATCTCCAGTCGGCGCTGGTCGAGCCCGGCGGCGTCGTAATACTCGTCGACCAGCCGTTCCAGATCGCGAACCGGGCCATAGTTGTCGGCGCGGGTCAGCGGCGGCGTCAGATGGTCCAGGATCACCGCGCCCAGACGGCGCTTGGCCTGCGTGCCTTCGCCCGGGTCGTTGACGATGAACGGATAAAGCGTCGGCATCGGCCCGCCCAGCGCGTCCGGCCAGCAGGTGTCGGACATCGCCAGCGCCTTGCCGGGCAGCCATTCCAGCGTGCCGTGCTTGCCCATCTGAACGATGGCCTGAACGGCAGCGCGGTGGCGCAGCCACAGATAGAACGCGATATAGGCGTGCGGCGGCACCAGATCGGGGCTGTGATAGTCTTCCGATACGTCGACCTGATGGTTGCGTTTGGGTTGAAGTCCGACCCAGACCTGGCCGCAGCGCCGGGCGTTGATCGGGAATCCGCCGCGCTCGGCATCGAAGTTCGGATCGGATTCCGGCAGGCCCCAGCGGTCCTCGACCGCCGCCTTCATGCCGTCGGGCAGGGCGGCCAACAGCGCGGTATGGATCGCCACCGGCAGGAACGCCTCACCGTCCGTCAATCCGGCCGCGCCGGTTTCCAGATCGGCCATCATGGCGCCGCCGTCGGGCCAGGGCGTTTCGGCCTCGTAACCGGCCGACTTCAGCGCCGACAGCACCGCCAGGGTGCTTTCCGGCGTGTCGAGGCCGACGGCGTTGGCCACCCGGCCCGGACGGCCCGGATAATTGGCCATGACGATCGCCAGCGTGCGGTCATGCCGGGGTGTGCGGCCGAGGCGCGTCCAGGCCAGAGCCATATCGGCGGCGCGGTCGATCCGGTCGGGAACGACCTGAAAGCGGGTCAGCATGGTCTGAGTCAGCGGGTCCTGGGTGCTGCGGTCCTTGAACGCCACCGCCGGGCCGACGATGCGGCCGTCAACCTCGGGCAGGGCCACCCACATGGCGAGATCCTTGGGCGACAGCCCCCGGTCGTTTTCGCGCCAGTCGGCTTCACCCGCCGCCGCCAGCGCGACCTGGATGACCGGGCGCTTGCCGTCGTCCAGAATGCCCGGTGTCCAGTCGGCCCCGGCATCGCCGCCCGCGAAACTTGTGGCGTTGATCACCACATCGGGCGGGTTGGCGTCGAAGGCGGCTTGCAGCACCTTCTTCGACTTCGGGTCCTTCAGGCTGGACACGAAAAAGGCCATGGGCCGCAATCCGCGTTCGGCCAGCGAGGCGGCAAGCGCGTCGATCGGCTCGGTCGTGCCGGCCTGAACCAGCGCCCGATAGAATGTCAGCGCCACGCGCGGCGCGTCGTCTGGCAGATCGGCGGTTACGGAGTCGGCGATCGGGTGCGGACCGGCCGGCGCCAGAGGGGCGGCGTCCTGCCAGTCATCACTGCCGCTCAACCGCGCCTGGGCAAAGGACAACATGCGCCGGGCGTTGTCGATGCCGCCTTCGCGGAAATAGTCCCAGATCCGCCGGGCGTCGTCCTTTGGCACGGTGCACAGGGCATCAAGCTCGGGGTCCTCGGACACCGTGCCCGGCACCACGGCCAGCGGAATGCCGGCATCACGGCAGACGGCGTTCAACTGCTCGATCCCATAGCGCCAATACGGCACCCCGCCCAGCAGCCGCACGATCACATAGCGCGATTCAGCGATCACGCGGTCGAGATACATGTCGACCGACATGTTGTGGCCGAGCGCCATGTAATTCGCCAGCCGCACCGATGGGGCGGCGTCCGCCGCGCCCTCGGCCAGTTCGGCGCAGGCGCGCGCGATGCAGGTGATCTCGGTATCGGCCGAGGTGATGACGACGATGTCGCCGGGATCCTGGCCCAGATCGACCGGGTCGGATCCATCGGAAACAGCGCCGGCCGCCGCGTTCAGAAGATGCATGGCAGAGGGTTATCCGTCGATGGCGCGGTGGAGGGCGGAACGCAGGCCATCGGCGCCGCCGACGGCATTGCCGATGAAAACGAGGCGGGTGGTGCGGGATTCGTCGTCGCGCCAGTCGCGGTCGTAGTGGCTCTGGACCCGGCTGCCCACGCCCTGGATGATCAACCGCATATCCTTGTCTTCGACGGCGGCGATGCCCTTGACCCGATAGACATCGCAGCTTTCCATCGCGGCCTTGACTGCGCGCGCCAGCGTGTCTGGGTCGGCGACGGCGGGCAGGTCGATGACATGAGACAGGAAATCGACGTGCTCGTGGTCGTCTTCGTGGTGGTCGTCATCATGATGGTCGTCTTCATGACCGTTCATGATGCGGTCGGGATCGAGGCCGAGACCCAGCAGCGCGTCGGCGGTCAGCACATGCCGGCCGCTTTCCAGCACCGTCTTGCCGGCGCCGTGGCCGCTGCCAGCGCGTTCGCGGGCGGCTTTGAGGCCGGCCTCGTCCAGCATGTCGGTCTTGGTCAGGACCAGCAGATCGGCGGCTTCGATCTGATGGGCGAGCAGATCTTCCAGCGCCGTCTCGTGATCGAGCATCGGATCGGCGGTGCGCTGGGCATCGACCGCCGAGGTATTCGACACGACACCGCCCGTCGACAGCGCCAGCCCGTCGAGCACCGCGATCACGCCGTCCAACTGCGCCCGGTTGCGGATCTCCGGCCAGCGGAAAGCC is part of the Fodinicurvata sp. EGI_FJ10296 genome and encodes:
- the cobN gene encoding cobaltochelatase subunit CobN, with product MHLLNAAAGAVSDGSDPVDLGQDPGDIVVITSADTEITCIARACAELAEGAADAAPSVRLANYMALGHNMSVDMYLDRVIAESRYVIVRLLGGVPYWRYGIEQLNAVCRDAGIPLAVVPGTVSEDPELDALCTVPKDDARRIWDYFREGGIDNARRMLSFAQARLSGSDDWQDAAPLAPAGPHPIADSVTADLPDDAPRVALTFYRALVQAGTTEPIDALAASLAERGLRPMAFFVSSLKDPKSKKVLQAAFDANPPDVVINATSFAGGDAGADWTPGILDDGKRPVIQVALAAAGEADWRENDRGLSPKDLAMWVALPEVDGRIVGPAVAFKDRSTQDPLTQTMLTRFQVVPDRIDRAADMALAWTRLGRTPRHDRTLAIVMANYPGRPGRVANAVGLDTPESTLAVLSALKSAGYEAETPWPDGGAMMADLETGAAGLTDGEAFLPVAIHTALLAALPDGMKAAVEDRWGLPESDPNFDAERGGFPINARRCGQVWVGLQPKRNHQVDVSEDYHSPDLVPPHAYIAFYLWLRHRAAVQAIVQMGKHGTLEWLPGKALAMSDTCWPDALGGPMPTLYPFIVNDPGEGTQAKRRLGAVILDHLTPPLTRADNYGPVRDLERLVDEYYDAAGLDQRRLEILRRDILDVVRANGLDHECGITPSDDDDTMLGKIDAHLCDLKELQIRDGLHTLGLPPTGEARTSLILALARMPGRDGRESLTGALAADLALTWPTEDDDTAPFDPLTAEPSAPWTGPQPAILADAAPDAPWRLAADTIERLETVAAGLIDGTHPLPADWPRTAAALDAVSTTLIPALDGGAADEIGHLLAALDGGFVPPGRSGAPTRGRADVLPTGRNFFSVDTRTIPTPTAWTLGWASADALVTRYRQDHGGWPKGMVITVWGTASMRTGGDDLAQAMALIGVQPVWDTASRRLTGFEIIPASVLDRPRVDVTLRISGFFRDAFPYQIDLFDSAVRAVAALDEPDKTNPIAAAVRRDRAALADDGAEAAEADKRAGFRVFGAAPGVYGTGLQDRVDQGDWTDRADLAQTFLDWSGYAYGSGAEGTHDTQGFARRLTETDAVVQNRDSDEQDILDGNDYYQFQGGALSAIAGLTGREVQAYTPDHGRPGKPVIRSLEQEIARTVRARAANPKWIAGMMRHGYKGAQELAATVDNLFGFAATSRAVEDRHFEMLAEAYLDDPEVRDFLERSNPAAGADIADRLAEALGRGLWQPRSNTWHDKLAALSARWRGRTATNDIQAREEMEP
- the cobO gene encoding cob(I)yrinic acid a,c-diamide adenosyltransferase, yielding MKTEGMTDEEINRRHAEKMAKKKIARDKIIATKTIEKGLLIVHTGKGKGKSTAAFGMVCRAIGHGFKVGVVQFVKGKWQTGEKKVIEAFPDQVTVATMGEGFTWETQDRQRDVAAARAAWDQAKEMIANPEYRMVLLDELNIVLRYDYLPLDEVLETLAARPADTHVIITGRNAKEPLIEAADMVTEMTMIKHPFRDGVKAQAAIEF
- the cobW gene encoding cobalamin biosynthesis protein CobW encodes the protein MKISTTVITGFLGAGKTTLIRDLLTSVNGRRIALIINEFGDLPIDGEILKGCGLEDCKDDDIVELANGCICCTVGEDFVPTMTKILNREDRPDHIIIETSGLALPQPLVRAFRWPEIRNRAQLDGVIAVLDGLALSTGGVVSNTSAVDAQRTADPMLDHETALEDLLAHQIEAADLLVLTKTDMLDEAGLKAARERAGSGHGAGKTVLESGRHVLTADALLGLGLDPDRIMNGHEDDHHDDDHHEDDHEHVDFLSHVIDLPAVADPDTLARAVKAAMESCDVYRVKGIAAVEDKDMRLIIQGVGSRVQSHYDRDWRDDESRTTRLVFIGNAVGGADGLRSALHRAIDG